A region from the Gemmatimonadota bacterium genome encodes:
- a CDS encoding DUF58 domain-containing protein: MPVPASPSSSRAADAARTRPGPSARPTASPIGITPEVLRQVKLIELRTRRLVNSLFSGEYRSIFKGQGMEFAEVREYQPGDEVRSIDWNVTARMRRPFVKRYIEERELTLMLVVDLSGSGQFGTVNRFKVELATELAAVLTMSAVRNNDRVGTLLFTDRVEHFVPPGKGRRHALRILRDIFVHRPTGTGTNIGAALDHLRKMLSQHAIIFLITDLDDPAIERPLKLLNQRHDVVVARVEDPAEHELPDVGLATLRDPETGALVAVDTSHPKVRVAYAGMMAERRAAKRALLRRLAIDEIPVTTQDSFIEPLMRFFRARERRVARG; the protein is encoded by the coding sequence ATGCCCGTCCCCGCCTCGCCGTCGTCCTCCCGCGCCGCTGACGCGGCGCGCACGCGCCCGGGCCCGTCGGCGCGCCCGACGGCGTCGCCGATCGGCATCACCCCGGAGGTGTTGCGGCAGGTGAAGCTGATTGAGCTGCGCACCCGGAGGCTGGTCAATTCGCTCTTTTCGGGGGAGTATCGCTCGATCTTCAAGGGGCAGGGGATGGAGTTCGCAGAGGTGCGGGAATACCAGCCCGGCGACGAGGTGCGGTCGATCGACTGGAACGTCACGGCGCGCATGCGCCGGCCGTTCGTCAAGCGGTACATCGAGGAACGCGAGCTGACCCTGATGCTCGTGGTGGACCTGTCCGGCTCCGGACAGTTTGGCACCGTGAACCGCTTCAAGGTCGAGCTGGCCACCGAACTGGCGGCCGTGCTCACCATGAGCGCCGTGCGGAACAACGATCGCGTGGGCACGTTGCTCTTCACCGACCGGGTGGAGCACTTCGTCCCGCCCGGCAAGGGACGCCGGCACGCCCTGCGCATCCTCCGCGATATCTTCGTGCACCGGCCAACCGGCACGGGCACCAACATCGGCGCGGCCCTGGATCACCTGCGCAAGATGCTGTCCCAGCACGCCATCATCTTCCTCATCACCGATCTCGACGATCCCGCCATCGAGCGACCGCTCAAGCTGTTGAACCAGCGTCACGATGTGGTGGTGGCGCGGGTGGAGGATCCGGCGGAGCACGAACTGCCCGACGTCGGGCTGGCGACCCTGCGCGATCCCGAAACTGGGGCACTGGTGGCCGTCGATACCAGTCATCCGAAGGTGCGCGTCGCCTACGCGGGGATGATGGCCGAGCGGCGAGCCGCCAAGCGCGCCCTCCTGCGTCGACTCGCCATTGACGAGATTCCGGTCACCACCCAGGACTCCTTCATCGAACCGCTGATGCGGTTCTTCCGGGCGCGTGAGCGTCGGGTGGCTCGCGGATGA